The Gouania willdenowi chromosome 7, fGouWil2.1, whole genome shotgun sequence genome includes a window with the following:
- the bhlhe23 gene encoding class E basic helix-loop-helix protein 23, which yields MNVSEENLIKSISSDALLDLTQRYGQSAFGFGAGHGPGSPGRFPLTPATDFLSGQTTKSNESGGEHTSDEEDGFDSLESRKRGPPFGEEKPVGPLAKKSKEQRSLRLSINARERRRMHDLNDALDGLRAVIPYAHSPSVRKLSKIATLLLAKNYILMQAQALEEMRRLVAYLNQGQTITSPIPTALAPFGQAAVYPFSSSALATCAEKCSTYSGAPSTLFKHCNDKP from the coding sequence ATGAATGTCAGCGAAGAGAACCTGATTAAATCCATCAGCAGCGATGCGCTCCTGGACCTGACGCAGCGCTACGGGCAGTCCGCGTTCGGCTTTGGCGCTGGCCATGGTCCTGGAAGTCCCGGTCGGTTCCCGCTAACACCGGCCACCGACTTTCTCTCGGGGCAGACAACAAAGTCCAACGAGAGCGGAGGGGAGCACACAAGTGACGAGGAGGACGGCTTCGACTCATTGGAGTCCCGAAAGAGAGGCCCCCCCTTTGGGGAGGAGAAGCCCGTGGGGCCCCTGGCAAAAAAGTCCAAGGAGCAGCGGTCCCTGAGGCTCAGCATCAACGCCcgggagaggaggaggatgcaCGACCTGAACGACGCGCTGGACGGTCTGCGCGCCGTCATCCCCTACGCTCACAGCCCCTCGGTGAGAAAACTCTCCAAAATAGCCACTCTCCTCCTGGCCAAGAACTACATCCTCATGCAGGCTCAGGCTCTGGAGGAGATGAGGCGACTGGTGGCCTATCTGAACCAGGGACAGACCATAACTTCACCCATCCCCACAGCCCTGGCGCCCTTTGGACAGGCGGCCGTCTACCCGTTCTCCAGCTCCGCGCTCGCCACTTGTGCCGAAAAATGCAGCACTTACTCTGGAGCACCGTCGACTCTCTTCAAACACTGTAACGACAAGCCTTGA